In Microbacterium enclense, one genomic interval encodes:
- a CDS encoding substrate-binding domain-containing protein — MPAPPSALRRSIGLVLRRPVRQLGVEAFYNDFMGGLEEVLTEHRRPFVLQVVPDLDEELDAYQRWAESGRVAGVVLVDIVEQHDPRLELVDRLGFANVALAHPNDAPDHAVVWVDDEAPMQTAVQYLRDLGHTRVGRVSGPDVLAHTRRRTDAFEAATARLGIDASLEVADFSGAGGVAAVDRLLASPAPPTAIVFDNDVMAAAAATALTSRGVDVPGDLSLLAWDDSVLCRSTVPALSAMARDVTALGERAATAILQELGHDPHPVTTAPSPELIVRASTARAR, encoded by the coding sequence GTGCCCGCACCCCCCTCCGCGCTGCGTCGCTCCATCGGTCTCGTGCTGCGGCGCCCCGTGCGTCAGCTCGGCGTCGAGGCGTTCTACAACGACTTCATGGGCGGGCTCGAAGAGGTCCTGACCGAGCATCGGCGGCCCTTCGTGCTGCAGGTCGTCCCCGACCTCGACGAGGAACTCGACGCGTATCAGCGCTGGGCGGAGTCGGGACGGGTCGCGGGGGTCGTGCTGGTCGACATCGTCGAGCAGCACGACCCCCGACTCGAGCTCGTCGATCGGCTCGGGTTCGCCAATGTCGCCCTCGCCCACCCCAACGACGCCCCCGACCACGCGGTCGTCTGGGTCGACGATGAGGCGCCCATGCAGACGGCTGTGCAGTATCTGCGCGACCTCGGCCACACGCGGGTGGGACGAGTCTCGGGCCCCGATGTCCTCGCCCACACGCGCCGCCGAACCGACGCGTTCGAGGCGGCGACGGCGCGGCTGGGCATCGACGCGTCCCTCGAGGTCGCCGACTTCAGCGGCGCGGGGGGCGTCGCGGCGGTGGACCGGCTGCTCGCCTCTCCCGCTCCGCCGACGGCCATCGTGTTCGACAACGACGTCATGGCCGCTGCCGCGGCGACCGCCCTCACCTCCCGCGGCGTCGACGTCCCGGGCGACCTCTCACTCCTGGCCTGGGACGACTCGGTGCTCTGCCGCTCGACGGTCCCCGCCCTCAGCGCGATGGCCCGCGACGTCACTGCCCTCGGAGAGCGCGCGGCGACGGCGATCCTGCAGGAGCTCGGCCACGACCCTCACCCGGTGACGACGGCTCCCTCGCCCGAGCTCATCGTGCGGGCGTCCACGGCCCGGGCTCGCTGA
- a CDS encoding ABC transporter substrate-binding protein has product MKTHRSALAVAALVGATALVLSGCSTAVGGGAEDENVLTFASGSEETTQQLIDGFEAANPGVSVKAEFIESDASYIQQLRTRLSGGTAPDVFKVWAGGGGTMATWKVATDGLVAELDDQPWAADVPDNVRYVSSLDDKLYALPSNLGAIGALYNDQALAAVGATVPQTWTQVLDLCKTAAANGKVAYALGNKDAWTTQLIPYALTATLVYGPDPGFSEDQANGSATFAASKWSDALDKTKQMMDAGCFNAGPNGTSYDAQMTLLGQGDALGAVQVSQAISAAEQYAADGATFSMAPLPATDEAGAQYYPTGVGVSFAINAKAKNPALAQKFLAYVASPAGQKLWAEVSGSMPALPSEERELSPVLEAVETARDAGLTTQYYPDQVWPTTAVQDGLLVDMQRFYNGEITGATVLENMDSAYAAS; this is encoded by the coding sequence ATGAAAACACACCGCAGTGCTCTCGCCGTCGCCGCCCTCGTGGGCGCCACCGCTCTCGTGCTGAGCGGCTGCTCCACCGCCGTGGGCGGGGGTGCCGAAGACGAGAACGTGCTCACCTTCGCGTCGGGAAGCGAGGAGACGACGCAGCAACTCATCGACGGCTTCGAGGCGGCCAACCCCGGTGTCTCCGTCAAGGCGGAGTTCATCGAGTCGGATGCCTCGTACATCCAGCAACTGCGCACGCGCCTGTCCGGGGGCACAGCGCCCGACGTGTTCAAGGTATGGGCGGGAGGCGGCGGCACCATGGCGACGTGGAAGGTCGCCACCGACGGTCTGGTCGCCGAGCTCGACGACCAGCCGTGGGCCGCCGACGTCCCCGACAACGTGCGGTACGTCAGCAGCCTCGACGACAAGCTCTACGCCCTCCCCTCGAACCTCGGCGCGATCGGCGCGCTGTACAACGACCAGGCGCTCGCCGCGGTCGGAGCCACGGTTCCGCAGACGTGGACGCAAGTGCTCGATCTGTGCAAGACCGCCGCGGCGAACGGCAAGGTCGCGTACGCCCTCGGCAACAAGGACGCGTGGACGACGCAGCTCATCCCCTACGCCCTCACCGCGACTCTCGTCTACGGACCCGACCCCGGCTTCTCCGAGGACCAGGCGAACGGCTCGGCCACGTTCGCGGCGTCGAAGTGGAGCGACGCGCTCGACAAGACGAAGCAGATGATGGATGCCGGGTGTTTCAACGCCGGCCCCAACGGCACCAGCTACGACGCGCAGATGACCCTGCTCGGTCAGGGCGACGCCCTCGGTGCGGTCCAAGTGAGCCAGGCGATCTCGGCGGCTGAGCAGTATGCCGCCGACGGCGCGACCTTCTCGATGGCCCCGTTGCCGGCCACCGACGAGGCCGGGGCGCAGTACTACCCGACCGGTGTGGGAGTGTCGTTCGCGATCAACGCAAAGGCGAAGAACCCCGCGCTGGCGCAGAAGTTCCTCGCCTACGTGGCATCGCCCGCAGGTCAGAAGCTCTGGGCCGAGGTGTCGGGAAGCATGCCCGCCCTCCCCTCGGAGGAGCGCGAGCTGAGCCCGGTGCTCGAGGCGGTCGAGACTGCGCGCGACGCCGGCCTGACCACGCAGTACTACCCCGACCAGGTCTGGCCCACGACCGCGGTGCAGGACGGGCTGCTCGTCGACATGCAGCGGTTCTACAACGGTGAGATCACCGGTGCGACGGTGCTGGAGAACATGGACTCCGCCTACGCGGCATCCTGA
- a CDS encoding carbohydrate ABC transporter permease, whose protein sequence is MNRYTWRTGVREAVLIAVALIYLIPIAALVNVAFRPAASRAGALTPSWPPTFDNFSQAWTQGALGPALVNSVIVSAVSVLGVTVISAFAAYPLARVGRRWSRFAFYGFLGGLLLPGQLALLPLYTTMRDLGLLGGLPALILINIGGQLPFSIFLYTTFLREMPRDYEEAALLDGCGPVRAFVTVVFPMLRAVTGTVVILNSVSVWNEFFNPLLYLSGSGNTTAPVAIYNFVGQYVAQWPLVFAGLVITTIPVLVLYFALQKYIIKGFAGGLKG, encoded by the coding sequence GTGAACCGCTACACCTGGCGCACCGGCGTGCGCGAAGCCGTGCTGATCGCGGTGGCCCTGATCTACCTCATCCCCATCGCGGCGCTCGTCAACGTCGCCTTCCGGCCCGCTGCATCGAGGGCCGGAGCGCTGACGCCGTCATGGCCGCCCACGTTCGACAACTTCAGTCAGGCATGGACGCAGGGTGCCCTCGGCCCCGCGCTGGTCAACAGCGTGATCGTCTCGGCGGTGAGCGTGCTCGGGGTGACCGTCATCTCGGCATTCGCCGCCTACCCGCTGGCCCGCGTGGGCCGCCGCTGGTCACGGTTCGCGTTCTACGGGTTCTTGGGCGGCCTGTTGCTCCCGGGCCAGCTGGCTCTCCTGCCGCTGTACACGACGATGCGCGATCTGGGGCTGCTCGGCGGGCTCCCGGCGCTGATCCTCATCAACATCGGCGGCCAGCTGCCGTTCTCGATCTTCCTGTACACGACGTTCCTGCGCGAGATGCCCCGCGACTATGAGGAGGCGGCGCTGCTCGACGGCTGCGGTCCCGTGCGGGCCTTCGTGACGGTGGTGTTCCCGATGCTGCGCGCCGTGACGGGCACCGTCGTGATCCTCAACTCGGTGTCGGTGTGGAACGAGTTCTTCAACCCGCTGCTCTACCTCTCGGGCAGCGGCAACACCACCGCCCCCGTGGCGATCTACAACTTCGTCGGCCAGTACGTCGCGCAGTGGCCCCTCGTGTTCGCGGGCCTGGTCATCACCACGATCCCCGTGCTGGTGCTCTACTTCGCGCTGCAGAAGTACATCATCAAAGGCTTCGCGGGCGGACTCAAGGGTTGA
- a CDS encoding sugar ABC transporter permease yields the protein MTVTTAPPAARRTTTPPAPKRSRRRGIGVRAPWWFLLPALAVYALIVVWPSLTGAFFSVTDWNGVSPDWSFVGFDNFVSVIEGRRGLTALTNTLVLAFVVTIVQNLVGLALALGLNSLVKTRGILKVIFFAPVVLTPLVAGYIWSYLLAPSGALNEFLGAVGLSALQRDWLGDPQTALLAVSAEIVWQFSGYSMVIFLAGLQAIPEEVMEAATIDGAGPWRRFVSVVLPLLNGAVVINVMLSLIGGLKQFDQVVAMTGGGPGIATETLSTTIYKSAFTSGDYPGSIALAVLMTLLIAVLAGVQYRLTLRKADA from the coding sequence ATGACCGTGACGACGGCGCCCCCGGCGGCGCGACGCACGACGACACCCCCCGCCCCGAAGCGCTCGCGCCGCCGCGGCATCGGCGTCCGCGCGCCGTGGTGGTTCCTGCTTCCGGCTCTCGCCGTCTACGCGCTGATCGTCGTGTGGCCGAGCCTGACCGGTGCCTTCTTCTCGGTCACCGATTGGAACGGTGTCTCCCCGGACTGGTCGTTCGTCGGCTTCGACAACTTCGTCTCGGTGATCGAGGGACGCCGGGGACTCACCGCTCTGACCAACACCCTCGTGCTCGCCTTCGTCGTGACGATCGTGCAGAACCTCGTCGGTCTGGCGCTCGCGCTCGGTCTGAACTCCCTCGTCAAGACGCGCGGCATCCTGAAGGTGATCTTCTTCGCCCCGGTCGTCCTCACCCCGCTCGTGGCCGGGTACATCTGGAGCTACCTGCTCGCGCCGTCGGGAGCGTTGAACGAGTTCCTCGGCGCCGTGGGTCTGTCCGCCCTGCAGCGCGACTGGCTGGGCGACCCGCAGACCGCCCTGCTCGCGGTCAGCGCCGAGATCGTCTGGCAGTTCTCGGGCTACTCGATGGTCATCTTCCTCGCGGGTCTGCAAGCCATTCCCGAAGAGGTGATGGAGGCGGCCACCATCGACGGGGCGGGACCATGGCGTCGCTTCGTCAGCGTGGTGCTGCCCCTGCTGAACGGCGCGGTCGTGATCAACGTCATGCTCTCCCTCATCGGCGGTCTGAAGCAGTTCGACCAGGTCGTCGCCATGACCGGCGGCGGCCCCGGCATCGCCACGGAGACCCTCTCGACGACGATCTACAAGAGCGCCTTCACCTCGGGCGACTACCCCGGATCGATCGCGCTCGCGGTCCTCATGACGCTGCTCATCGCCGTTCTCGCGGGAGTGCAGTACCGCCTGACCCTTCGGAAGGCGGACGCGTGA